The genomic interval ATCAATAATCACGCTGGTACGCCCAGAGGACAGCCGCGCATATCCCATCGACAACCCATCGGCGTTGCGTTCTTTTGTTGCGCTCGCCGCAAGCGCTGAATCCAAACGGCCTTCTAAGCCACGTCCACCGCCATGGAACCGCGCCAATCCTCCGTCTGAATGACGCAATGTGCGCAAAGTCGGTGCGATCTGTTCTATCGCTTTTTGGTGTATCTCGCTTGGCTCTCTGCCCGCCTCGTGCAGCGCCGCGCTGACCCAGGTCAATAAAGTGAAAACCTCTAACAGCTCTTCCGGATTACGGGTGCGTAACCCGCCTTCAGAATCAATCTGCTCTTTGCATTCTTTGGACAGCGCTTTCAGGGCAGGTCCGACGTGTTTGGACATGCCCTCCAAAGCCAAGCCAGCATAAATCAACCCAGCAAGTGCTTCGAAACGGCTGATTCCATGCGCAGAACTTTGCCATCGGCGCGCCAGAAAAATCGTTTGTTGGCCTAGCGACTGGTAAAAGGCATCCGAGCGTTCTTTATCGAGCCCCCGCATCAAAAAAATGGCGTGGTTGATCCAACGTATCAATCGCCGCCCGGTTAATTCTGGTGTCCACCCAGTGCCCTTGCCGTCACCAAACAGGTCTATCCATTCCCAAATCCAAGCCTGAGCCTTTGCTCGTGACGCGCTATCGCCAACGGCGGCCAGATCGTCCAACCAGGTAAATCCCTGAATTTCTTTTGAAAATTCTTCGTCTGGAGCTTGCAAATACCAAATGGAGGTATTGGGCCGCACGATCAAATAGCCAGCAAAAAGGAAATTTCCTGCCAACAGCTGGCGCCCCTTGGCAAAAACACCAATCGCCCGAGGTTCTGGCATAGACGTAAATAGCGTCGCAGGCTGCGCAAGTGTGCTCAAACGGGCATGCACACGATTCATGAAACGCGTGTATCGCGCGCCCAAACGATTGGAATGGCCCTTTGGCTTAATCATCAAATCTGCCTCTACGCTCTTGTGGCGTTTGGGCAAAGTGTACGCGGC from Cognatishimia sp. WU-CL00825 carries:
- a CDS encoding heparinase II/III family protein, which gives rise to MIKPKGHSNRLGARYTRFMNRVHARLSTLAQPATLFTSMPEPRAIGVFAKGRQLLAGNFLFAGYLIVRPNTSIWYLQAPDEEFSKEIQGFTWLDDLAAVGDSASRAKAQAWIWEWIDLFGDGKGTGWTPELTGRRLIRWINHAIFLMRGLDKERSDAFYQSLGQQTIFLARRWQSSAHGISRFEALAGLIYAGLALEGMSKHVGPALKALSKECKEQIDSEGGLRTRNPEELLEVFTLLTWVSAALHEAGREPSEIHQKAIEQIAPTLRTLRHSDGGLARFHGGGRGLEGRLDSALAASATKERNADGLSMGYARLSSGRTSVIIDASSPPSDDFSLNAHASTLAFELTSGRRPVIVNCGSGASFGEDWRRAGRATPSHSTLTLDGFSSARLGESGRGKGWRDERLVDVPKEVPIQMSQASDGLRFEGGHDGYLATHGLTHARTLELTFDGRGMVGEDLLLSMSDPSKRQFDRVMDAKSLQGIPYQLRFHLHPDVDATLDMGGAAVSIALKSSEIWVFRHNSGGYLQLEPSVYLEKGRLKPRAAKQIVLSGVAMEYATRIRWSLAKAQDSAIAIRDLNRDELDLTH